From Triticum urartu cultivar G1812 chromosome 2, Tu2.1, whole genome shotgun sequence, a single genomic window includes:
- the LOC125541722 gene encoding uncharacterized protein LOC125541722 — protein MGRTSGRRTTLLPPQLRWYVLPLLLLILLAMASSSSCEASRGMQPFRGRPLERGAANHFFGFLPRGSVTPSGPSRKHNAVGLDSQLEKP, from the coding sequence ATGGGGCGAACGAGCGGCAGGCGGACGACTCTTCTACCGCCGCAGCTCCGGTGGTACGTCCTGCCCCTgctcctcctcatcctcctcgcCATGGCGTCGAGCTCCAGCTGCGAGGCCTCGAGAGGCATGCAGCCCTTCAGGGGCCGGCCGCTGGAGCGAGGGGCGGCCAACCATTTCTTCGGGTTCCTGCCGAGGGGCTCGGTGACGCCGTCGGGGCCGTCGCGGAAGCACAACGCCGTCGGCCTCGACAGCCAGCTGGAGAAGCCGTGA